One Bacteroidota bacterium genomic region harbors:
- a CDS encoding rhodanese-like domain-containing protein translates to MSLWSFFRSSAPYKEVSPQEAHERMQRGAVLVDVRESEELREEGSVPGAVHNPLSAFDPERLPRDREAEVLFLCRSGNRSALVAEAVAQQLGYQNVYNVRGGILAWRRAGLPLRNGQ, encoded by the coding sequence ATGAGCTTGTGGTCTTTTTTTCGATCTTCTGCCCCTTATAAAGAGGTAAGCCCTCAGGAGGCGCACGAGCGCATGCAACGGGGCGCCGTGCTAGTGGACGTGCGCGAATCCGAGGAGCTGCGCGAGGAGGGGAGCGTGCCTGGGGCTGTGCACAACCCGCTGAGCGCTTTCGATCCCGAAAGGTTGCCGCGCGACCGAGAGGCCGAGGTGCTCTTTTTGTGCCGCTCCGGCAACCGTTCCGCGCTCGTTGCAGAGGCGGTCGCGCAGCAGCTGGGCTATCAGAACGTCTACAACGTCCGAGGTGGCATCCTCGCCTGGCGTCGGGCGGGCTTGCCACTGCGAAACGGTCAATAG
- a CDS encoding protein tyrosine phosphatase family protein — MRGQLLWLFTVGLASSLWAQAPAQVSGWVQVRPDLACGGQPSEAALRALAAAGYRTIIDNRLPGELRPFDEAQLVASLGLRYVSIPVGRPESITPELVRAFARAIEESPKPIYMHCASGNRSAQLYYGYLRLKGHSPEQAKAEARRAGLRDTTALPYVERAVQYWLRQPKRGGTP, encoded by the coding sequence AACTTCTGTGGTTGTTCACGGTGGGCTTGGCCTCCAGTCTTTGGGCTCAGGCGCCGGCTCAGGTCTCCGGTTGGGTTCAAGTGCGGCCGGATCTGGCCTGCGGAGGGCAGCCTTCGGAGGCCGCCCTGCGAGCCCTGGCCGCGGCCGGATATCGGACCATCATCGACAACCGCCTGCCCGGGGAGCTGCGGCCCTTTGATGAGGCGCAGCTGGTCGCAAGCCTTGGGCTTCGTTACGTTTCGATCCCGGTGGGTAGGCCGGAGTCGATCACCCCGGAGCTGGTGCGCGCTTTTGCTCGGGCCATAGAGGAAAGTCCCAAGCCGATTTACATGCATTGCGCTTCGGGTAACCGGTCCGCTCAGCTTTACTACGGATATCTGCGCCTGAAGGGCCATAGCCCCGAGCAAGCCAAAGCGGAGGCCAGGCGGGCCGGTCTGCGCGACACCACGGCGCTGCCGTATGTAGAGCGGGCCGTACAGTATTGGCTTAGGCAACCTAAACGAGGGGGGACTCCGTAG